DNA sequence from the Pirellulales bacterium genome:
AAAAAATAAAGACCCCGCGCTGCTGGAATGGATGGGCACGGGCTTGTTCAAAACGAGCGTGTTTCCGGTGCCTCCGGGGGGCGAGCGGAAAGTGACGCTGCGCTATTCGCAATTGTGCCGGCAATGGGACGGGCTGACCGATTTTATCTTCCCGCTTAGCACGGCCAAATACACTTCGCAGCCGGTGGATGAAATCAAATTCCAGGCGGCCATCGAAAGCGACGCCGACATCAAGAACGTCTACAGTCCCAGCCACGCCGTCGACATCAAGCGGCCCGACGCCAAGCACGCCCTCATCAGCTACACGGCCAAAAGCACGGTGCCGACGGACGACTTTCGCTTGTTTTACGACGTGGGAAAAGATTTGGTCGGCACGCGCATTCTCAGCTACCGGCCCGATGCGGGTGAAGACGGTTACTTTTTGCTGCTGACCAGTCCGCAAATCAAGGCCGGCGATGCGGCCGCGGCCAAAAAAACCGTAGTGCTGGCGATCGATCGTTCCGGCAGCATGAGCGGTGAAAAAATCGACCAGGCCAAAGCCGCCGCCAAGTTCGTCGTCGAGCATTTGCACGAGGGGGATTTATTCAACCTGATTGCATACGACAGCGACGTGGAAAGTTGGAAGCCGGAGTTGCAAAAATTCGACGACGACAGCCGGAAAGCCGCCGTTGGCTTTATCGAAGGCATTTACGCCGGCGGCAGCACCAACATCAACGGCGCGCTGGGCACGGCACTGTCGCAATTGCATGATGCCGGGCGGCCGAACTTCGTCATCTTTCTGACCGACGGCATTCCCACCGTCGGCGAAACCAACGAAAGTAAAATTATCGCCAATGCCAAAGCCAATAATACGGTGCGGGCCCGCATTTTCGATTTTGGCGTTGGTTACGACGTGAACAGCCGCCTTTTGGATAAGCTGGCCCGCGAGAATTTCGGACTGACTGAATATGTGCGGCCCAACGAGAACATTGAAGGGGCGGTGGCGGCGCTTTACAGCCGCATTGGCTCGCCGGTGATGACGGGCGTGAAGCTGACGGTTGACGTCGATGGCCTCAAGCCGGAAGACGGGTCGGTGGTGAACCGGGTTTATCCCAAAGATGTGTTCGATTTGTTCGCCGGCGAGCAGTTGGTAATGGTAGGGCGCTACAAAAAATCAGGTGCTGCGAAAATTACCATCACCGGCCATGTTGGCGACGGCGCTAGTGACAACGCCGAACAGAAATTCGACTTTCCCGCGAACTTGGTGGATCACAGCGCGGATGAATCGCAAGCCTTCATCGAAAAACTGTGGGCCGTACGGCGGGTGGGCGAAATTCTGGACGAGATCGATTTGAACGGCCGCAACGAAGAACTGGTGAAAGAATTAGTTTCACAGTCGCTGAAGCACGGCATCATCACGCCGTACACTTCGTTCCTGGCCGACGAAAACGGAGGGCGCGATTTAGCATCGGACGCCAAAGAGGCAGGCGTACGGTTGCAAGAATTGGACCGTTCCCTCGACGGCGAGCAAGGCGTGGAGCAGCGCGTGGCCAAGCATGTATTGCAGCAAGTGAATCAGCCCGCCGCTGCAACTCCGATGGGATTGGGCGGTGGCTATGGTGGTGGCGGTCAAATTGCGGGCGATACGGCCGGAGGTAGATTCGGCTGGTATAGCGGTGCGCCGGCCGGCGCTTCCAACATGACCACTGCTGCCCCTGCGCTGCAGGCTGATAAGTTTTATGCGGCCGTGGATGGCAGTAAAGACGAGGCGGCCAAAGTGATTCAAAATGTTCGCCAAATCGGCCGCAAAACGTTTTTCCGCCGCAGCGATCGCTGGGTCGATTCGGCCGTGACCCCAGACTTGGAAAAAACCACCGTGAAGAACAAGCGTTTTAGCCCGGAATACTTCCAGCTGATCGACGAACACGGGCACGATATCGGCAAATATCTGTCGCTCGACGAACCGGTGACGTTGGAATTGGACGGCCAAGCGTACGAAATTGACGAATGAAATTGAAACCGGGATGCTAATCGCTAACTGCTAGCCGCTTCAATCAGTCGAACATCGAGTCCATGCCCAGGCGGGTTTTCAATTCCTCAAACTGGCGCTGATATTCCTCGCTGGAAGAATGGACGTGCTCAGCCTCGGTAATGAACTTCATCTGGTCGTTGCACGGCACGCCGCGATCGCGGAGCACTGCTTCAAAGCGGCTCAGGTTTTGTCCGTAGGCGATCAGCAATTTGTGCTCGTCAAATTGCACTTCCAGGGGCACGTTCGGATTCAGCACGGCGATACCGGTGCAACCGTCGTTGAGCAGCAAATCTTCGTAATCGTAGAGCGTGCTTTTGAGCACGGGCAGATCGATGTGCTCGCGATATAAATCGACGTGTCCCTTGGTATCGGGACTGTGGCTGGTTTCCAGCACGACGTCGACTTCCATGCCCAGCGGATCGAGCAATTCGAGAAACGTCTCAAACAGTTCTTCCTTCGTCGCGGCGGCCATCAGCACCGGGACGCGGACGCGAGAATCTTCGTCGGCAAAACAATCGTGGCGATAACCCTGGCTGGGTACGACTTGCAAATCGAACGACGGACGCACGGCTTCGGTCAATTCGAAATTGCCGTATCGGCAAACTTTCAGGTGCGCCTCAAGCTGCTCATCGGAAAGGCGCTCGAAGCTGCTGCCGTTGTGGGGCGGCGTGCCGTCGCGAAAGACATTTCGAAAAACGCGTTTCAAAAAACCCATCGGCGATTGATTCCTTCGTTGATTGCCCCTGCGACTCGAATCTAGGTGGTGATCAGGCTGTGGGATGTCCATGAAGCAACTAACAAATAGCTAACCAACCTTAGATTACGTCTGCCGTCGCGGGGGGCCGCAAGCGGACAAGTTCTGCGATTGCCTTGGGTCGGGGTCGGCAAGAACGGAAAAACCTGCGCTTTGTTCGAAACAGGCCAACGGAGCGGCTTCCCCTTGTTTAGTTTAGCACTGTGCCGGGTGATGGCGCTAAACCCGGACACTTTCCGTGCAGCGAAACTTGTTGCCCCGCGTGAAGATGTGCCGACAACGAAAGCTTTAACTTCATTTTTGGGCCACAGGCGAGGGGCAAATCGGCGTTGTCGGCGGGGCACAATTGGAGTATTGGTAAGAAGGACAGGCCAGTTGGCGAGGAACGTTCTGCCGTTCGTAACGCGCCCATATTGCCGCATCACCACACGTTGAATTTGGACAACATGCGAAACTGCACCGTCGGTTGCATCTGGACAACATTCGCTTTCAGCTTGCTGTTGACAGCCTGCAGCGATCGGCCGCCCGGTCTGGAGATAAGTGCCGAATCACAGCCGTCGGCGGCGGCGCAAGGCGCCGGATTGACCGCTTCGTTGCCCGCAGCGCGGCCGGTTTCCGCCGCCGTGGCGACGGCTGGTGCAGCCATTTCGGTGGGGCCTGCGCAGGTTGATCCCGCTGCGATATCCGCCAAGGGCGATCCGCGGCAGTGGTGGGAAGCGGTGTATGCCTACCAAACGAAAATCGGCTGGTGCCACACCCAGTTTTCCGACCTGGAGGAAAATGGACGAAAGCTGGTCCAAATCAATTACGAAAATCACATTGCCGTCGATCGCCAAGGAGAGCGGACCACGATTGACATTGTCACGCAAAGTGTAGAAACGCCGGAAGGCGAATTGCTGCGCTTTCATACCGAGATCAACTCCGGCGCCAGCCACACGCAAATGACCGGCCACGTGGCCGACGGGCAACTCACGCTGAAAACGGTCACCGCCGGAAAAACCACCACGGAATCGTTCCCCTGGATTCCCGGCACCTTGGGTTTTAGCGCCACCGAGCAATCGCTTTCTGCGGCGCCGCTTCAGCCCGGACAACACCGCAGCTTACGGGCCTTGATGCCCGCCACGAACGAAGTGGTTACCATCGATTTGGCGGCCGATAGGTACGAGCCCACGCCGCTGGTCGATCACACGGAAGATTTACTGCGGATCGAAGGCAGCATTATGCTGCCCATGCACGGCGGCAACGAGCAACCGCCGGTCATTCGTTCTCAATTGTGGACCAACCGCGAAGGGCAGGTGTTAAAAACATCGCTCACGGCGCTGCACCAGGAAACGTATCGCACGACACAGGCCTTGGCCCTGGCCGAGCCCGGAGTCCGTCGGTTGGATTTGGTAGTGGACAACACGGTGCCGGTGGCCCGCTCGCTCGTGGATCCGCATGCCACTCGGCGCGTGAAATACCGCGTGCAGTTGCTCAACGACGATCCGTCCAAAGTGTTTTATTCCGGCGGTTCGCAAGAAGTGGCTTCGTTGGATCCGCACACGGCGGACATTACCGTGCGGCGGATCGATGGGTCGGCTCCCACCGCGCCATCTTCAGTGGTGTCCGCGGCAGCTTCTTCGGCAAATGCAACACACGTTCCCACCGACGAAGATCGCGCGCCAAACAATCTGATTCAAAGCGACGACGATCAAGTGCAGGCCCTGGCCAAAGCCGTGGCGCCGGAAGAAACCGACCCCTGGAAGCTGGCCGTGGCGCTGGAGAAATACGTTAAGGACATCGTCAAGCTTAAAGACTTTTCGCAAGCCTTCGACACGGCGGCAGATGTGGCCCGGCTGCGCGAAGGCGATTGCACCGAGCACTCCGTCCTGTTGGCCGCCCTGGCCCGTGCCCGCGGCATTCCGGCCCGGGTGGCCATCGGCCTGATTTACCAACCCTCCACGCAATGCTTTGTCTACCACATGTGGAACGAGCTGTGGATTGCCAACCGCTGGGTGCCCATGGACGCCACCTTGGGCCGCGGCGGCATTGGCGCGGCCCACCTCAAGCTGACCGATTCCAATCTCGCCGGCGCACAAGCCTACAGTTGCTTTCTGCCCGTGGCCCAAGTCATCGGTCAGTTGAAAATTGAAATTCTGGAAGTGGAATGAAGCATCGGTCTTGATCAATCAAAGCTAGCGACTGATGTATCCAAAGTACCAGAAGTTGACGGAGTCGTCCAAGGGGAGGGGAATTCCCCAGCCTTCGCCTGGCTTGGCAAACATTTTTGGCGGCTGGGTACCTGTCGCCTCAATCGTGATTGGTTGCGGCACGAAGGGCTCTGGAACCTGCGGCGCGGCAAAGCAATCGACTGACGAAGCGTGGTAGGCAGGCGGGGCGGTCTCTTCGACAGGCTGGAAGTAAGCCGCGGGCGCGACAGAATACGCATGCTGATTTAGCTTTCGGGGTTCCGGCAAGGCCGCCGTGACGACGGGGTGCGTGGGCAAATCGACGGTCTTGCTCGTGCTGTCCGTCTCCACAATTTCGGCTCGGACCAGCACCATCAATTCAATGTCCTCGCCATCTTTCGCGGAGCAAGTGCAAGCACTTTCGTCTTGACCGGCCGGATGACTGGCGCAATCCTGCATTTGATCAACTTGCGAGGGTTCCCGCTTGACAATCAATCCGCCCAGCACGGCGGTTTGGCCCGACTGCATTTCCAGCGTGGTTTCCAGTTCTGTCGTGGAGATCATGGGCGTCTGGGGAGCGCCCGTTTGTAGAGCCGACGATTTTTCCAGCTGGCTAAAGCTGGGCCGCACATGCAGGCGCAGCTTGTGGTCATCGAGCACTTCGGACTGCACGTCGACGGTGGTACCAATCTTTCTGTATTCAATGGTTTCTGGACCGTCGGTGTGCGGAACAAGAACGGGCACATCTTGACCAATTTGAAGATGCGCTTCTTGGCCGCTGCGGGCCAGAATCCGCGGCGCACTGGTAACCGTCAACAACCCTTCATTTTTCAGCAGATCCAGAAAACTGAGGAAGGCGCTGTCGTTTTCGAAGCATTCGGAATTGTGGTTCGGGGCAAAATGGCTGCCGTCGAACTTGGTGAAATCGAAGCCTAGCGCTCGACATTTGGAACGATTGAGCTCCATCAACTGCACATGCACCACGACTTGCTTTTGCGGACCGCTCGATGCTGCAACTTGTTTTTGCGGCGCAGTCCAGGTCGTGGCCGGCTTGGATGGGACCATTGGCTGACTCATCCACTCGTCAAGCGAGTAAGAATGGGCTTGGGGTTGAGCCGCTGGTTGGTCGTAGGAAGCCTGATGCAACCGAGCCAATTCCGCTTGGGCGGTTTGCAATTGTTCAAAGACCGATTTCATTTGGGCATCGCACTGCGTGCGAATTTGATCGGCCTGAGCGTGCAAGCCCGCGGCGTCTAAATGGTGGATCGCTTGCAGCATGTGATCCAATTGATCGGTTTGGCAGGCTGCGGCGGTCGGACAAGCGCACGATGCGGTCGGACAAGCACATGAGGCGGTCGGACAAGCACACGGGGCATAAGCCGTGGCCGTACCAGGCGCCTGAAAATAAGCCGGCGTTGGCAAATATGCCGGCGACGTAGCACATGGCGAAGTTGAATAACCGGTTAAACATCCAGCCGGTTGAAATTCTGCCTCGGTAGCAGTTGGAGAGAGGTTGTGAACAGCGACTGGTGGAGCCGGCCAGAGCGGCGCAGACCCCGACGGCGGCCACGTGTTGGGCGCACCATACACGGGCGTAGATGTTGCTTTCCAGGTTTGGGGAGCAGTGAAATCAGCCGTCATCCGCGGGAGCGATGCTGCCGGTGCGTCACAATCGCCGACCACGGTCCAACCGGGTGCGGTGGCGGCGAGCGCGCCGAAATCGGCAGCGTAAGAATGGATTTGCGGCGGCGGTCCGATGGTCATGATTGTTGGACCGCCGTTTGTCGAACCGGTTAGCCCGGGCGGGCAGCATTGGCACGCCTCTTCATCTGCGCATGCCGCTGCGGCAGGGCAAATTGGACACGATTGGCACGGCTGAGCCTGGGCGCAATTGGGTATTTGCTCCAAGCCGCGGCTGTCGTATCCAATTAACGAATCATCGAACTCAGCAGCTTGCGCGGTGCAAAGGGCAATGCCTGCGATCAAAGCACCTGCCAACGATAGTCCGGAAATTTTGAGTGCCGATTGCTTCCGCCACATGGGTCATCCTCCTGATTTCGCTGAGAGATACTTCGAGCAGCCAAAGCCGAAAGAAAATGCCCCAGCTCGGGCAAAATAGGCGGGGAAGAATAGCGGCTTTTCGTTCGCCAAGCAATGCCTCTTAGAAGCAATTAGCGGTTAGCAGCTAGCAATTAGCCGGCCGGTGTATATCCATGCGGGTTGATAAATTGCCCAGCTCTGTTTGGCTAATCGCTAATTGCTAACCGCTAATCGCTTTCCCCCGGCAGCGTGAAATCGGCAATGAACAATTGACTGGTGTGATCGGCTGTGCGGTTGCTGGTCCACATCAGTTTGGCGCCATCGGGCGAGAAGACCGGCAGCACGTCGGCGGCCGGGTGATCGGTAATGCGCCAGATTTTGCCCGGCACGATGTGGCCGTCATGCTCGCTGTATTTCATCAGCCACAAATCGTAATTGGGCGTGGCGTGCGGATCGGAATGATCGGCGCCGGTCCAAATGATGTACGGCAGCGTGGGATGCCAATACGGGGCCCAATTCACACCGATGTTGTCGGTGAGCGCCGTGTCGTTTTGTCCGTCGAAGCCGATTACGTGCAGTTGCAAGTAGTTTTCTTTTTTGCGGTCGCTGCGATACACGACCCAGCGGCCGTCGGGCGAGGTGAAGGGGCCGCCATTGTAACCGGGGAAGTTCGTCAACTGCCGGACGTTGGCGCCGTCGGCATCCATCACGTAAATGTTTGGATTGCCGCCGCGATTGCTGCAAAACACGATGTGTTTTCCGTCGGGGGTGTAAGCACATTCGGCATCGTAGCCGGGGGAATCGGTCAGGCGGCGCAAGAGGTGGCCGTCCAAATCGGCGGAGAAAATTTCCATCCACGGATCAAAATCCCATTGGTAGCGGCGATGGCGGCCGGCCTGGGCGTCGTCTTCGTCTTGTTTTCGCTGGGCGGCTTCGGTGTCCGATAAATTTGGGTCCAGGTGGCTGCTGGCGAAGATGATGCTTTTTCCGTCCGGGGCAAAAAAACTGCACGTATTTCGGCCGCGTCCCGAGCTGACCATTTTGGGTTTGGGCGAGTTGGAATCTGTCTCCGCTGCGGCGCGACCACCGGTCGCGGCTTTATGAACTAAGTTCTCGTCGGCCAGCGGCAGGGTGTAAATTTGATAAAACATGTACGCCAGTGGCACACCCTGGAAGATGATGGTTTTTCCATCCGGGGAAAAATAGCCTTCGCCGGCTTTCGAAAAATCGGCGCTGGT
Encoded proteins:
- a CDS encoding VIT and VWA domain-containing protein — its product is MKCCQPIRFAVAITLVSLLVPAIAAAQGVLININEGDHVILPRPPIIIEPGPWPHPRPQPEPSSYKIKSLEVNVKLDGQIARVQTSQLFVNTGSRPMEVCFVFPLPYDGAVDQLTLQIDGQEYPAKLLDAKDARRMYEDIVRKNKDPALLEWMGTGLFKTSVFPVPPGGERKVTLRYSQLCRQWDGLTDFIFPLSTAKYTSQPVDEIKFQAAIESDADIKNVYSPSHAVDIKRPDAKHALISYTAKSTVPTDDFRLFYDVGKDLVGTRILSYRPDAGEDGYFLLLTSPQIKAGDAAAAKKTVVLAIDRSGSMSGEKIDQAKAAAKFVVEHLHEGDLFNLIAYDSDVESWKPELQKFDDDSRKAAVGFIEGIYAGGSTNINGALGTALSQLHDAGRPNFVIFLTDGIPTVGETNESKIIANAKANNTVRARIFDFGVGYDVNSRLLDKLARENFGLTEYVRPNENIEGAVAALYSRIGSPVMTGVKLTVDVDGLKPEDGSVVNRVYPKDVFDLFAGEQLVMVGRYKKSGAAKITITGHVGDGASDNAEQKFDFPANLVDHSADESQAFIEKLWAVRRVGEILDEIDLNGRNEELVKELVSQSLKHGIITPYTSFLADENGGRDLASDAKEAGVRLQELDRSLDGEQGVEQRVAKHVLQQVNQPAAATPMGLGGGYGGGGQIAGDTAGGRFGWYSGAPAGASNMTTAAPALQADKFYAAVDGSKDEAAKVIQNVRQIGRKTFFRRSDRWVDSAVTPDLEKTTVKNKRFSPEYFQLIDEHGHDIGKYLSLDEPVTLELDGQAYEIDE
- a CDS encoding transglutaminase-like domain-containing protein is translated as MRNCTVGCIWTTFAFSLLLTACSDRPPGLEISAESQPSAAAQGAGLTASLPAARPVSAAVATAGAAISVGPAQVDPAAISAKGDPRQWWEAVYAYQTKIGWCHTQFSDLEENGRKLVQINYENHIAVDRQGERTTIDIVTQSVETPEGELLRFHTEINSGASHTQMTGHVADGQLTLKTVTAGKTTTESFPWIPGTLGFSATEQSLSAAPLQPGQHRSLRALMPATNEVVTIDLAADRYEPTPLVDHTEDLLRIEGSIMLPMHGGNEQPPVIRSQLWTNREGQVLKTSLTALHQETYRTTQALALAEPGVRRLDLVVDNTVPVARSLVDPHATRRVKYRVQLLNDDPSKVFYSGGSQEVASLDPHTADITVRRIDGSAPTAPSSVVSAAASSANATHVPTDEDRAPNNLIQSDDDQVQALAKAVAPEETDPWKLAVALEKYVKDIVKLKDFSQAFDTAADVARLREGDCTEHSVLLAALARARGIPARVAIGLIYQPSTQCFVYHMWNELWIANRWVPMDATLGRGGIGAAHLKLTDSNLAGAQAYSCFLPVAQVIGQLKIEILEVE
- a CDS encoding biopolymer transporter Tol — translated: MKINSKLFLAAVLADVLLGPMFALAADSTTTPTAAATAPEQNPPSPESKYLKNIRQLTTSADFSKAGEGYFSPDGKTIIFQGVPLAYMFYQIYTLPLADENLVHKAATGGRAAAETDSNSPKPKMVSSGRGRNTCSFFAPDGKSIIFASSHLDPNLSDTEAAQRKQDEDDAQAGRHRRYQWDFDPWMEIFSADLDGHLLRRLTDSPGYDAECAYTPDGKHIVFCSNRGGNPNIYVMDADGANVRQLTNFPGYNGGPFTSPDGRWVVYRSDRKKENYLQLHVIGFDGQNDTALTDNIGVNWAPYWHPTLPYIIWTGADHSDPHATPNYDLWLMKYSEHDGHIVPGKIWRITDHPAADVLPVFSPDGAKLMWTSNRTADHTSQLFIADFTLPGESD